The Deltaproteobacteria bacterium HGW-Deltaproteobacteria-18 genome includes the window GTAACGCAACTCGCCGGGGGCGTCGTCGCGAAAGACCAGCCCGAGGTGGGTGTTGTTGATCACTGCCTTGAAGCCGAGTTCCGAGAATCCGCTGATGAGCAGGTCCACTTCCTGTCCCGGCCTGAATCCTTCTCCTTCTTCGCTCAGGTAGGAGTGCAGCTTGGCTGTGCCCGCCAGACGGCCGGTGCGTTCGTCTATATACACGAGGATGACGTAGGAACGGCCTTCCTCCAGCGCCTTGTACTGTTCGATCGTGGGGACAAAGAGGTCTTTGGGCAGGCCCCAGTCCACGAAGACTCCGGATTTGGTCACGGCCACGACCTTCATGAACGCGCACTGGCCGACTTCGGCCTTGGGTTTGGTCACGCTGCCCGTGAGCACAGTTTCGGAGTCCCGGTACAAAAAGACGCTCAGGCTGTCTCCCACGACCGTGCCAGCCGGAAGCTCGCGCTTTGGCACGAAGACCTCGCCCAGGTTTTCGCCGTCGAGATAGGCGCCGCCTGTGACCAGCTTCATGACTTTAAGGGTCGCTGTTTTGCCGAATTCAATCATGTGAGTTCCTCCCGCGAGATTTTTGCCAGCCCGCTCAAAAATTTTCTCAAGAGCTGATCCCGGCAGTACACGAAATTGCGATGTCCCTGTTTGCGGAATAGGGCGGAGAGTTCGGACTTTGAAATCTCCATGCCGCCAGCGTCCAGAATACGGATCATGTCCGAGTCCTTGAGTTCAAGGGCGATGCGGATCTTGCGCAGGATCAGGTTGTTGTTCAGAGTTTCGGCCGTTTCGGAGGCCAGATCCCGTGCGCCGCGTCTTGAAGTGATCAGCCCGTCCAGAAAAGCGCTCAGCAGCACGTCCGGGCAATCCACGAAACCCGGCTCGTCGTCCTTTTTGAGCAGCAGGTCGAGATCTTTCTGGCTCAATCCGTGTCCGCCCAGAGTGAAGAGCCGGATGACGCCGGCGTTGTCCAGGTTCAATGCATAGCGCAATCGGCGCAGAATGTCGTTGTTGGTCATGTCGAATCCTCGGTGAAAAGCGTCAGGCCTCGCCTACACGGGAAGTTTGCGGCGGTCATCAGGAAATTGCTCCTCCGCAGGGGGAGGAGGAACGTGTTTGTTCTTGACCCTTCGTGTCGGAATGTTAGGTTTTGCTTCATGCGTAAACACTCCTGTCCTGCTTGTCTTTTGTCCCGGGCCGCAAGGGGATTTTTTTCAGTTGTCCTGCCATTTTTTTTGTTTTGGGCCATGATCGGTCTTCTTGGGCCTTGCAAAAACGCTTTCGCCGCCGACAAATCAGTCCAAAAGGTTCGCTTGCAGCTCAAATGGCGGCACCAGTTTCAGTTTGCCGGGTACTACGCAGCCGTTGACCAAGGGTATTTCGAGGACGAAGGCTTGCAGGTGGAGTTGCTTGAGGGCGCGCCTGGCCTTGATCCTTCCGCCAGCCTGGTCT containing:
- a CDS encoding GntR family transcriptional regulator; translation: MIEFGKTATLKVMKLVTGGAYLDGENLGEVFVPKRELPAGTVVGDSLSVFLYRDSETVLTGSVTKPKAEVGQCAFMKVVAVTKSGVFVDWGLPKDLFVPTIEQYKALEEGRSYVILVYIDERTGRLAGTAKLHSYLSEEGEGFRPGQEVDLLISGFSELGFKAVINNTHLGLVFRDDAPGELRYGQRMKGFVKAIRPDGKIDLSLLPPGMSGLDMLGDRILAHLAACGGTTDLTDKSPAEHIAAAFGASKSNFKKALGRLYKQKKISIEPDRIVLL
- a CDS encoding DUF1456 domain-containing protein, whose protein sequence is MTNNDILRRLRYALNLDNAGVIRLFTLGGHGLSQKDLDLLLKKDDEPGFVDCPDVLLSAFLDGLITSRRGARDLASETAETLNNNLILRKIRIALELKDSDMIRILDAGGMEISKSELSALFRKQGHRNFVYCRDQLLRKFLSGLAKISREELT